One window of the Candidatus Kuenenbacteria bacterium HGW-Kuenenbacteria-1 genome contains the following:
- a CDS encoding tRNA 2-thiouridine(34) synthase MnmA, producing the protein MNNQKQIVVGMSGGVDSSMALVLLKKQGWKPIGVSLKYATWQDSQYQCQNQCLGVQPPNIENACCSTESFKIARNVCKKLNVPFHIINVSKDFKEKVINYFISELKNCKTPNPCVICNRHLKFKKLFEFAKKHNIKYVATGHYARKLKIKNPKLQIPNKSKTQNPKLVASKVEPSKIIRYQLLTAKDTEKDQTYSLSFLPQKWLKYIIFPLGNYTKTEIYKMAVQKGFEFFLKQKQSQDFCFIDKKSIKCFLEKEIGKKQGLIKDTKGNILGKHFGLHFYTIGQRKGIKLPKGPYFVANMDILNNILIITKNEKKLYRKEILCSPFHFISGILPENKIRIKAKIRYRQSSALATLFYISKTKIKIIFDQPQRAITPGQFAVFYSLTKISKEKDQKNICLGGGIIIK; encoded by the coding sequence ATGAATAATCAAAAACAAATTGTTGTTGGAATGTCTGGAGGCGTTGATTCTTCAATGGCTTTGGTTTTACTTAAAAAACAAGGTTGGAAACCAATTGGTGTTTCTTTAAAATATGCAACTTGGCAAGACTCTCAATATCAATGCCAAAATCAATGTTTGGGGGTACAACCCCCAAACATTGAAAATGCTTGTTGTAGCACAGAATCTTTTAAAATCGCTCGAAATGTTTGTAAAAAATTAAATGTTCCATTTCACATTATAAATGTTAGTAAAGATTTTAAAGAAAAAGTAATTAATTATTTTATTTCAGAATTAAAAAATTGCAAAACTCCCAATCCCTGCGTTATTTGCAATCGTCATTTAAAATTTAAAAAACTTTTTGAATTTGCAAAAAAACACAATATTAAATATGTTGCCACTGGACACTATGCACGCAAACTAAAAATCAAAAATCCAAAATTACAAATTCCAAATAAATCCAAAACTCAAAATCCAAAGCTTGTGGCAAGCAAAGTTGAACCATCTAAAATCATAAGATACCAACTTTTAACAGCCAAAGATACAGAGAAAGATCAAACTTATTCCTTGTCTTTTTTACCACAAAAATGGTTAAAGTATATCATTTTTCCTTTGGGGAATTATACTAAAACAGAAATCTATAAAATGGCTGTACAAAAAGGTTTTGAATTTTTTCTCAAACAAAAACAAAGCCAGGATTTTTGTTTTATTGATAAAAAATCAATAAAATGTTTTTTAGAAAAAGAAATCGGTAAAAAACAAGGGCTAATAAAAGATACTAAAGGAAATATTTTAGGAAAACATTTTGGTTTACATTTTTATACTATTGGACAAAGAAAAGGAATTAAACTTCCAAAAGGACCATATTTTGTCGCTAATATGGATATATTAAATAATATTTTAATTATTACCAAAAATGAAAAAAAATTATATCGTAAAGAAATCTTATGTTCGCCTTTCCATTTTATTTCTGGAATATTACCTGAAAATAAAATTCGTATTAAAGCTAAAATTCGCTACCGTCAATCATCAGCTCTTGCCACACTTTTCTATATTTCTAAAACTAAAATAAAAATAATTTTTGATCAACCGCAAAGAGCAATTACTCCCGGTCAATTTGCTGTTTTTTATTCACTTACCAAAATTTCAAAAGAAAAAGATCAAAAAAATATTTGTTTAGGCGGTGGAATAATAATAAAATAA
- a CDS encoding ABC transporter — protein MDNNSITISNLTKKFSFSQKRSSSNWLKNLFSPEKKEIIAVDNISFSVKNGERVAFIGPNGAGKSTTIKMLTGILFPTSGKINILGFDPTKDRKKLAYQIGTVFGQRSQLLPNLPLTDSFEFFGVMYDIPEKEIKKRIEELVELFDLKEFINQPVRKLSLGQRMRAEVACSLIHKPKIILLDEPTIGLDVVAKKSLRDLLLKINKEENTTIFLTSHDVGDIEFLCERTIVINHGIMIKDIPTSELSKTFISEKYIDLIANNIFENFPELPDGIIYSKKNKDKITVIVDIKKISIKDSIKKLLDLFDIEDIDVYSADLETVIRHIYEKAL, from the coding sequence AACAATTCTATTACAATATCTAATCTTACAAAAAAATTTTCTTTTTCTCAAAAAAGATCGTCTTCAAATTGGTTGAAAAATTTATTTTCTCCTGAAAAAAAAGAAATTATTGCTGTTGATAATATTTCTTTTTCTGTTAAAAATGGAGAAAGAGTAGCTTTTATTGGACCAAATGGGGCTGGAAAATCTACAACAATCAAAATGCTTACAGGAATACTTTTTCCAACTTCTGGAAAAATAAATATACTTGGTTTTGATCCTACAAAAGATAGAAAAAAACTTGCTTATCAAATTGGCACGGTTTTTGGGCAAAGATCACAACTTTTACCAAATCTCCCACTCACAGATTCTTTTGAATTTTTTGGAGTGATGTATGATATTCCTGAAAAAGAAATTAAAAAAAGAATTGAAGAACTTGTGGAACTTTTTGATTTAAAAGAATTTATCAATCAACCAGTGCGAAAACTTTCGCTTGGTCAAAGAATGCGAGCAGAAGTTGCTTGTTCATTAATTCACAAACCAAAAATTATTTTGCTTGATGAACCAACAATTGGACTTGATGTTGTTGCGAAAAAATCGCTTCGTGATTTATTATTAAAAATAAATAAAGAGGAAAACACAACAATTTTTTTAACTTCACATGATGTTGGAGATATTGAATTTTTATGTGAAAGAACAATTGTAATAAATCACGGAATTATGATTAAGGATATTCCAACAAGCGAATTATCAAAAACTTTTATAAGCGAAAAATATATTGATTTAATCGCAAATAATATCTTTGAAAATTTTCCAGAACTTCCTGATGGAATTATTTATTCTAAAAAAAATAAAGACAAAATTACTGTTATTGTTGATATAAAAAAAATAAGCATTAAAGATTCTATAAAAAAATTACTTGATTTATTTGATATTGAAGACATTGATGTTTATAGTGCAGATTTAGAAACAGTAATCAGACACATTTATGAAAAAGCTTTATAA